A genomic window from Shewanella vesiculosa includes:
- a CDS encoding fumarylacetoacetate hydrolase family protein: MFTRHPIVFALSLKSVVVYIAKSIFFIIIFQPFEVNVSQQSVTLIQASGQQKNITPSKVICIGRNYAEHIDELGNEVPDDMVVFLKPNSAINEILLSYKDEVLHYETELCFMVADGQFGAVGLGLDMTKRELQGKLKKQGLPWERAKAFDSSALFSQFIPITPGMDNWCFQLTIDNVVTQLGHQQLMMYQPRAIFNALSEFMTLNDGDIVMTGTPKGVGAVTADTQFTISLWPNVPFSQFETALSGAHSLEQLCGKPIILKQWLAQ, from the coding sequence ATGTTCACTAGACACCCAATAGTATTTGCTTTAAGTCTAAAAAGTGTAGTTGTTTATATCGCTAAATCGATATTTTTTATCATTATTTTTCAACCATTCGAGGTTAATGTGAGTCAACAATCGGTAACGCTAATACAAGCCAGTGGCCAACAGAAAAATATTACGCCGTCGAAAGTGATATGTATTGGGCGAAATTATGCTGAGCATATTGATGAATTAGGCAATGAAGTACCCGATGATATGGTGGTATTTCTTAAGCCTAATTCAGCGATTAATGAGATCTTATTAAGCTATAAGGACGAAGTGTTGCATTATGAAACCGAGTTGTGTTTTATGGTGGCAGATGGTCAGTTTGGTGCAGTTGGCCTTGGGTTAGATATGACTAAACGCGAGCTCCAAGGTAAATTAAAAAAACAAGGCTTACCGTGGGAGAGAGCAAAAGCCTTTGATAGCTCAGCCCTGTTTAGTCAATTTATTCCAATCACTCCGGGCATGGATAATTGGTGTTTTCAGTTAACCATTGATAACGTCGTGACCCAACTTGGGCATCAGCAATTAATGATGTATCAGCCTCGAGCCATTTTTAATGCGCTTAGTGAGTTTATGACTTTAAATGATGGTGATATTGTTATGACGGGAACCCCAAAAGGTGTGGGCGCTGTCACTGCTGATACGCAATTTACGATCAGTTTATGGCCTAATGTGCCATTTAGTCAGTTTGAGACTGCACTCTCGGGTGCTCATTCGCTTGAACAGCTTTGTGGTAAGCCAATAATCCTCAAGCAGTGGCTTGCTCAATAA